Genomic window (Plasmodium gaboni strain SY75 chromosome Unknown, whole genome shotgun sequence):
TTCTATCCATTTCAATTTCGAATCTTGGAAATTTACTATTTCTTCTATACATTGCCTTTGGTGAATATCTAATTCatgattatttaaaatgtgtatataactaaaaagattatatcttatatagtctgaaatattaaatatattagaatTGATACTACATAAGGAATCAGACGTACGTTTAGGAATATTGACATTTTGATTTTCTGAACATAAGCATTGTATGTCTTGAACGGGATTATCTGAACAAATATTACTTTTGCATGATTCTAAAATGAAAGAAcagaaaagaaaaaagaaaaaaaaaattaaaataaataaataaatatatatatatatatatatatatatataatcaagtataaaaatatataagtgtataaatatatttctgtgattttttttttttttttttttttttttttttttttttacctAATTCGTTCAGATCAATTTTTGACTTATTCCTTACATTTGattttttatcttttaataatgGTTGATCAAAGGACTTTTGCTTATCATCTTCTACATAATTCTTCTTATTATCTTCGTTAAAAACATCTAATGTTAATTCGTTCGTCTGTGGTACTTGTGTAGGATAGTTTTGAAGCTGTTTCTCACTTGTTTCTTCATTAGTATTTACATCTTTACATAATTCCTTATTCTCCTCACATATAACATTTGAATTCGTATTATTTGtgatattatttaaattattactattattagCAAAACGTGTTTTATTTTCAGCATTGTTAGTTTTGTCCACCGCATTGTGTAATATCggtttattattatttatattattgctattattattatttatattattgctattattattattatttatattattgctattattattattattattattatttatattattgctattattattattattattatttatatcattattattattattatttatattattgctattattattattattattatttatatcattgctattattattattatttatattattgctattattattattattactatttttttttttttttttattttttctttttttattgtttttttttaatttattattaaccTTATCTTCCTTCTTcatattttgttcttttaatttgttCTCTAATGCTTTAGCCAATGCATCAATAGATGCCATTTTTTCTCTTCTTTGCTGTATTGTATAAGGTTTACCGAACAAATTTAAAAAGGATACATTATTGTTCTCATTGTTATTTGTAACGTTTGATTCTTTCTCCTTATTATCAAGATTGATTTTTGTAGCCCTTTCGCGTAAgttcattatattttgcaatgaatatgttataaaatataatgtttCATCTGGATTCCCTTCTTTAGTTGCACCAGCACCTTGATTATCTACTAAAGCCCTCTGTATTTCGTTCTTATCCTCTTGAACTACTTGATGAGATTTTACATCATTTGATACTACTTCAACTTCATTTTTCttgttgttttttttttttgattttcttttcttttttttcttctttttgtttttatcTGTTTCTTTATTCTCATCCTTTATAATTTCATCATCTTTAGACGTTCTTTCCTCCTCCGAATCATTTGATGTTATTTCTTTGTTTCCATGAACCTTACGTATTTGTTCTCTAacttttaattttttgttttccTTTTGTTGATCCTTTGCTATTTTTTCAActtttaaattttcatcCTTCTTTGCTTGAGCCCttgttattttttcaaCTTTTAAATTTCCATTCTTCATATCTTGAACCtttgttattttttcaaCTTTGAAATTTGCATTCTTCTTATCTTGAACCtttgttattttttcaaCTTTGAAATTTGCATTCTTTTTTCCATCACGTTCGACTATTTTCTTATCACcatttgattttttttccttcCTTTCATCTATGTTTACTGTTCTATTGCCAACAGTTAAGGTTCTTTCCTTTTCTTCAACTTTTGAtgttttttcatttttctcaagatcatttaaaattttttttttattcattgATTTTTTTCCCTTTTTCGTCTTTTTCGCATCATGTTTTACTTGTTTTTCATCATCCTTAGAAGTTTCTTCCTTCTTCTTTTCAACActcttctttttttttttctgatCATTCTTTGAAGTCATCAACTTTTGATTATCAACGTTcgatattttattcttattttcattatcatcCAAATTGATTTCTTGAAACCTGTTAGTTTTGGAATATAATGAATCAACTTTCATCTTTCtatctcttttttttacaatGTTCAACTTTTTTGGTTCGTTTTCTTGAGAACttgatattatatttttttcataatattcGCTTGAACTACTTAACCTTTTCTGATCACCTTTCCTTTTCTTGTCTCTTTTTTTAACTACCTTCCACATGTTTTCCTTGTTTTCATCAAAATTTGATATTTCTTCAAATATTTCATCagagaaaaatatttcttcaAATCTTTCATCAgagaataatatttcttcCCTTTTCTCATCAGAACTTGAAGATTTGACCATTTTCTCACAACAGGTTGATGGTCTTTCCTTTTTCTCATCAAAATTAGATATATTTCCCCTTTTAGCATCAGAATTTGATCCCTTTTCTCTGTAATCATAAGTATATgatctttttcttcttttctCATTATAAAATGATGCTCTTTCCTTATTCTCATAAGAGCATGgtctttttcttcttttctCATTAGTATTCCAGAATTTTTCCTTTCTGTAATAATCATTGCCCATATTAATCCTTCTTCCAAAAAAGTCTTTGTTTTTCCCcttattaattttttgatGAGAATTATATGAAGGGGATTTCTTTTCTTCATTTCTCGAACCATTTTTTACAGGGATATCAACTCTTAGTATGCTATGTCCAACAGTAGAACCACTTTTTAAGGCTACAGGTTTTCCCTTAGAAACCTTGTCAGCATATGATGTATAACATTTCACATCAATGTTTTCCAAGTTCTTCTTTTCCTCAGCCCCTGcatattcattattttcatgACTTTCTTTCttgttttttttgtttctcttcttttttttggaCAAACTGTTGGAGCTTCCTTCTACAACATCTAATTGGTTCTTGTCTACCTTATCAGAATCATTACCTAATGATGTGTTTACGTCTTCAACAGATGAATTTTTCTCTGGTTGttcctttttttctttactGGTTTTAATTTCTTGAACATTGTCCACATCACATTTCATTTCATTTGTTTTCTTCTCTTTGTGAACATTTGTAGATCCATCTGATGTTGAACTTACAGGAACAGATTTACTCTTACCTCCATGGTTCttaaaatgttttttttttctttcgGACACTTTTAAACAGGAAGAGGAACCGTCGTACAATTTGTCACTCATtgtgttatatatatataaatatatataaagtttttttttttttttatttaaaattaagtatattatgtaatataaatgtatatataatatgtacaattgttatatattatatattttgttagggtaacatattatttatacatacaaacatattaatttttttaataacgtatatataatagatCATATACAGaacaaaaataatgaaatgTTACGTAGTAAAAAACAGGAATAcataaagaaataaaagGTTATCAAATCGATAATCTAtataactatatatatatatacatacatacaaatatacataaatatattctatatataacaaatttatagaaacaatatcatatatgtatcaaaaatttataaaagatataaaatataaattaagtataaatataaatatatatatatatatatatatatatagaacaattaacataatatatatttttttatattattatgtatccagtatttccatataaaaataaaaaataaaaaataaaatgtattaaaataattatatttgGTATCACTATAACAAtaatgttattttttttttaatttttcttttttccctaaccaaatataatatatgtattatgggggatatacatatatatatatatatatatattttaatttgtttttttgattatttttaatttttatgcttttttaatattttaatattttaatttttttaattattttttctacataaatataaaacgAAGAATATTAACAAGCTTATGATTTTTTgtgtaataaaaataaagaaaaatatattaattatatataaatatatatttttattaaaaaaaaaaataataaaataatataaataaacaaatttattaataattataatattaatttttaataaaaataataataaatatatatatatatgtatatatttaatatgaataatacACAAAAATGTACTTTTTTTATGGAAATTCAAATTAAAAGACGTACAGAAAAGTGCCATACTCATATCGAGAAAGGcaaatttaatatatatatagtcATATGtgtacttttttttaattatttttttatttttccgagcataataaatatattttaataaaaggACACTTTTTGTtatagaagaaaaagatacattaatatatttaatatggaaaataaataaataaataaagatattCTATAAActataataaacaaaaatatagatatatttatatttatacatgATGTCGtaatttcttattttttttttttttttaaatattgtatttttttttttttttttttttttttttcaaatgaaatataaataaataaataatgtaCACAAggataaatatttatatcttaAGAATACAGATTAAAGGGGTTacaacaaaatataaattgtataaatttatatttctatttttttcattttttataatattttgagaatatatacatagatatacataattttatatatatttattttttattttatgataCGAAATAATTAAATACATATGTGCTAAGTATTAAGAATACTCATATGATATATGCAcctcaaaaaaaaaaaaaaaataaaaataaaaataaaaaatatatataatatattaatataaataaaggGCAAACAcgaaaaaaataaattttaaaaatattaaaatatttttattttttatgtacaacttatcattattttttttttatatataaaaaaaaaaaaaagattatatatatataaccccttaaatatataatatattttctttttaataatacattGGGAAAAGTAAAATAAGTACAAAAATTAGcttaatttattttaagaaatatatatatatatatatatatatatatata
Coding sequences:
- a CDS encoding hypothetical protein (conserved Plasmodium protein, unknown function), producing the protein MSDKLYDGSSSCLKVSERKKKHFKNHGGKSKSVPVSSTSDGSTNVHKEKKTNEMKCDVDNVQEIKTSKEKKEQPEKNSSVEDVNTSLGNDSDKVDKNQLDVVEGSSNSLSKKKKRNKKNKKESHENNEYAGAEEKKNLENIDVKCYTSYADKVSKGKPVALKSGSTVGHSILRVDIPVKNGSRNEEKKSPSYNSHQKINKGKNKDFFGRRINMGNDYYRKEKFWNTNEKRRKRPCSYENKERASFYNEKRRKRSYTYDYREKGSNSDAKRGNISNFDEKKERPSTCCEKMVKSSSSDEKREEILFSDERFEEIFFSDEIFEEISNFDENKENMWKVVKKRDKKRKGDQKRLSSSSEYYEKNIISSSQENEPKKLNIVKKRDRKMKVDSLYSKTNRFQEINLDDNENKNKISNVDNQKLMTSKNDQKKKKKSVEKKKEETSKDDEKQVKHDAKKTKKGKKSMNKKKILNDLEKNEKTSKVEEKERTLTVGNRTVNIDERKEKKSNGDKKIVERDGKKNANFKVEKITKVQDKKNANFKVEKITKVQDMKNGNLKVEKITRAQAKKDENLKVEKIAKDQQKENKKLKVREQIRKVHGNKEITSNDSEEERTSKDDEIIKDENKETDKNKKKKKKKRKSKKKNNKKNEVEVVSNDVKSHQVVQEDKNEIQRALVDNQGAGATKEGNPDETLYFITYSLQNIMNLRERATKINLDNKEKESNVTNNNENNNVSFLNLFGKPYTIQQRREKMASIDALAKALENKLKEQNMKKEDKVNNKLKKNNKKRKNKKKKKNSNNNNNSNNINNNNNSNDINNNNNNNSNNINNNNNNDINNNNNNNSNNINNNNNNNNSNNINNNNNSNNINNNNSNNINNNKPILHNAVDKTNNAENKTRFANNSNNLNNITNNTNSNVICEENKELCKDVNTNEETSEKQLQNYPTQVPQTNELTLDVFNEDNKKNYVEDDKQKSFDQPLLKDKKSNVRNKSKIDLNELESCKSNICSDNPVQDIQCLCSENQNVNIPKRTSDSLCSINSNIFNISDYIRYNLFSYIHILNNHELDIHQRQCIEEIVNFQDSKLKWIE